From Bacteroidota bacterium:
ATCTACCCAACACTGGTAATAGAAGGAACAGCATTGGCCAAACAATACAAAGAAGGTAAATACCAAGCTCTTAGTATTGATAATGCTGTTAACTGGACGAAGGATATAATAATGCTTTTCGAAGATGCTAACATTAAAGTTTTAAGAACGGGCTTACACCCTTCCGAAGAGTTTGAAGACGACAAGAGCCTGTTGGCAGGACCTTACCACCCATCGTTTAAAGAAATGGTAATGACCGAAGTTTGGGCAGACAAACTAAAGATGACAGATAACAACAAAGAAGATATTAAGATATTTGTAAATCCTAGTCAGGTTAATTTTGCCGTTGGCTACAAAGCCAAAAACAAAAATAAATTACTAAAAAAATATAAGTCTGTAAAAATATTCGGAGATGACAGTTTAAACAAATTTGATTTTTATGTGGGCAATCATTGACAGTAGAGCTCCAAAAAAAGCAATAGAAAAACTAAAAGAAGAATTCGATGTATTTGAATTCAAAAGTAGTGGAATTACCTATGAACAAGTTTCAGGGCATCCCGATATTTTTATCTGCCAGGATGGAGAGAACCTGATCATAGCTCCTAATTCGCCTAAAGAACTGATCAAATTTCTGGAATTTCACAATGTAAAATACTCTTTTGGAGAAAAGGAAGTTGGTATAGAATTAAACAATTCAACTCAGTACAACTGCATTGCCACAAACAATTACCTGATTCATAAAAAAGGATTTACAGACAAAAAGGTTATATCGACATTTACAGACAAAAAGGTTATTAACCTACCCCAGGCTTACACCAGATGCAGCTTATCAGCAATTAATGACAATAATTTCATCAGCTCAGACAGAGGAATAGAAAAATCGTTAACTGCCCTAGGATTTAATGTACTATTGGTAGATCCAAAATCGATTTTACTACCGGGATTCCCTTATGGTTTCTTTGGCGGAACAAACGGAATTCACAACAGTAAATTCTATCTTATTGGCAGTTTAAAACATCATCCCGAAGGTGAAGCTATCAGGGTTTTTCTACTTAAAAACAATATTGAAATCATTGAACTTTACGATGGTCCCCTTTATGATGGCGGGGGGATTTTTTTTGGGATTTAGGAGTTCAGGTTTAGGATTTGAAGCTACTGTTTCCCGATTTAATTCTGATACTATAAAAACAAATTATAGTTCATTAATCATTAACTATCAAAACTTAGCATATAAATTAACTACTACACATTTTTTATTGTACTTTTGCGCCTCCATTTAGAAAAAATGAGATAGATATGATAATTCTTAACGAGAAAGTAGCAAAATTTACATATACACTTTTCGAAAACACTACAGAAGGTAGAGTTATAGAAGATGTTCCGGTGGATAATCCAATGGAAATAGTTTTTGGACAAGGAAA
This genomic window contains:
- a CDS encoding DUF6873 family GME fold protein, with the translated sequence MWAIIDSRAPKKAIEKLKEEFDVFEFKSSGITYEQVSGHPDIFICQDGENLIIAPNSPKELIKFLEFHNVKYSFGEKEVGIELNNSTQYNCIATNNYLIHKKGFTDKKVISTFTDKKVINLPQAYTRCSLSAINDNNFISSDRGIEKSLTALGFNVLLVDPKSILLPGFPYGFFGGTNGIHNSKFYLIGSLKHHPEGEAIRVFLLKNNIEIIELYDGPLYDGGGIFFGI